The Spirochaetaceae bacterium genome has a segment encoding these proteins:
- the ppdK gene encoding pyruvate, phosphate dikinase, producing MPEKNQSTKNVYFFGAGSAEGKAEMKELLGGKGANLAEMTNLGIPVPPGFTISTEVCAAFYDNDRTYPAGLREEVAEHLERLETMMGKKLGDAGDPLLVSVRSGAAQSMPGMMDTVLNLGLNDAAVEGLAEQSGNARFAKDAYRRFIQMYGDVVMGVKHEHFEHALDAAKERKGVTEDTDLDADDLDGVIAAYQEIYAGHTGSPFPQAPLDQLWGAIDAVFGSWNSTRAIRYRQIEGIKGLLGTAVNVQSMVFGNFGDDSGTGVCFTRDPSTGENTFYGEYLINAQGEDVVAGIRTPLPLSQLRDTAPEMMTQLEGVRERLEKHYRDMQDMEFTIQQGRLFLLQTRNGKRTGPAAVKLAIDMVDEGLVSRQEAIGRVTADLLDQCLHPMIRAEARPSAKVLATGLNASPGAATGQVVFTAEDAEEWVAQGKRVLLVRRETSPEDIGGMHAAEGILTATGGMTSHAAVVARGMGTPCVAGCKEVMISGTTASIDGFPVEEGQWMTIDGGTGEVFDRELPLITPKVAGDLATFLEWTDEVRDGASREGLEGFGIRTNADLPRDAQVAREFGAEGIGLCRTEHMFFDEGKLEIFQEMIVAEDAATRKAALDRLLPLQREDFAGIFRAMDGFPVTVRLLDPPLHEFVPKTEADAAALAQASGVPLDRLQAKIEALHEMNPMLGHRGCRLGITYPEIYDMQVRAIMEAACAVAAGGAGVLPEIMIPLVGTVEELSRLRERAEKVAADVLANAGTRVDYQIGTMIEIPRAAVTADRVAEAADFFSFGTNDLTQMMFGYSRDDAGVFLPEYVEKGILEEDPFQVLDREGVGTVVEMGVQRGRATKPDLKVGICGEHGGDPSSIEFCYQAGMNYVSCSPYRVPIARLAAAHAVLGISP from the coding sequence ATGCCCGAAAAGAATCAATCGACCAAGAACGTGTACTTCTTCGGCGCCGGCAGCGCCGAGGGCAAGGCCGAGATGAAGGAGCTGCTCGGCGGCAAGGGCGCCAACCTGGCCGAGATGACCAATCTCGGCATCCCGGTGCCGCCCGGGTTCACCATCTCTACCGAAGTGTGCGCGGCGTTCTACGACAACGACCGCACCTACCCCGCCGGGCTCCGGGAGGAGGTCGCCGAGCACCTGGAGCGGCTGGAGACGATGATGGGCAAGAAGCTCGGCGACGCCGGCGATCCGCTGCTGGTGAGCGTGCGCTCCGGCGCCGCGCAGTCGATGCCGGGCATGATGGACACGGTGCTCAACCTCGGCCTCAACGATGCGGCGGTGGAGGGTCTGGCCGAGCAGTCGGGCAACGCGCGCTTCGCCAAGGACGCCTACCGGCGCTTCATCCAGATGTACGGCGACGTGGTGATGGGGGTGAAGCACGAGCACTTCGAGCACGCCCTCGACGCCGCCAAGGAACGCAAGGGGGTGACCGAGGACACCGATCTGGACGCCGATGACCTCGACGGCGTGATCGCCGCCTACCAGGAGATCTACGCCGGCCACACCGGCAGCCCGTTTCCGCAGGCGCCGCTCGATCAGCTCTGGGGGGCCATCGACGCGGTGTTCGGCTCCTGGAACAGCACGCGGGCGATCCGCTACCGGCAGATCGAAGGTATCAAGGGACTGCTCGGCACCGCCGTCAACGTGCAGTCGATGGTGTTCGGCAACTTCGGCGACGACTCCGGCACCGGCGTGTGCTTCACCCGCGACCCGTCCACCGGCGAGAACACCTTCTACGGCGAATACCTGATCAACGCCCAGGGCGAAGACGTGGTAGCCGGCATCCGTACGCCGCTGCCGCTCAGCCAGTTGCGCGACACCGCCCCGGAGATGATGACCCAGTTGGAAGGCGTGCGTGAGCGGCTCGAGAAGCACTACCGCGACATGCAGGACATGGAGTTCACCATCCAGCAGGGCCGGCTGTTCCTGCTGCAGACCCGCAACGGCAAGCGCACCGGTCCGGCTGCCGTCAAGCTGGCCATAGACATGGTGGACGAGGGGCTCGTCTCGCGGCAGGAGGCGATCGGCCGCGTGACGGCCGACCTGCTCGACCAGTGCCTGCATCCAATGATCCGGGCGGAGGCGCGGCCGTCCGCCAAGGTGCTCGCCACCGGGCTCAACGCCTCGCCCGGAGCGGCCACCGGGCAGGTCGTGTTCACCGCCGAGGACGCCGAGGAGTGGGTGGCACAGGGCAAGCGGGTGCTGCTGGTGCGCCGCGAGACCTCGCCCGAGGACATCGGCGGCATGCACGCAGCCGAGGGCATTCTTACCGCCACCGGCGGCATGACCTCGCACGCCGCGGTGGTGGCGCGCGGCATGGGCACCCCGTGCGTGGCCGGCTGCAAGGAGGTGATGATCAGCGGCACCACCGCCAGCATCGACGGCTTCCCGGTGGAGGAAGGCCAGTGGATGACCATCGACGGCGGCACCGGAGAGGTGTTCGACCGCGAGCTGCCGCTGATCACCCCCAAGGTAGCCGGCGACCTGGCGACCTTCCTGGAGTGGACCGACGAGGTGCGCGATGGCGCCTCTCGGGAGGGCCTGGAGGGATTCGGCATCCGCACCAACGCCGACCTGCCGCGCGACGCCCAGGTGGCGCGCGAGTTCGGCGCCGAGGGCATCGGCCTGTGCCGTACCGAGCACATGTTCTTCGACGAGGGCAAGCTGGAGATCTTCCAGGAGATGATCGTGGCCGAGGATGCCGCCACCCGAAAGGCGGCCCTGGACCGGCTGCTGCCGCTGCAGCGCGAGGACTTCGCCGGCATCTTCCGGGCGATGGACGGCTTCCCGGTCACCGTGCGCCTGCTCGATCCGCCGCTGCACGAGTTCGTGCCCAAGACCGAGGCCGACGCCGCGGCGCTGGCCCAGGCCTCCGGGGTGCCGCTCGACCGCCTGCAGGCCAAGATCGAAGCACTGCACGAGATGAACCCGATGCTCGGCCACCGCGGCTGCCGGCTCGGCATCACCTACCCGGAGATCTACGACATGCAGGTGCGCGCCATCATGGAGGCGGCGTGCGCGGTGGCGGCCGGCGGCGCCGGCGTGCTGCCGGAGATCATGATCCCGCTGGTCGGCACCGTGGAGGAGCTGAGCCGCTTGCGCGAGCGCGCCGAGAAGGTGGCAGCCGACGTGCTGGCGAACGCCGGAACCAGGGTCGACTACCAGATCGGCACCATGATCGAGATCCCGCGTGCCGCGGTCACCGCCGACCGCGTCGCCGAGGCGGCCGACTTCTTCTCGTTCGGCACCAACGACCTCACCCAGATGATGTTCGGCTACTCGCGCGACGACGCCGGCGTGTTTCTCCCCGAGTACGTGGAGAAGGGCATCCTGGAGGAGGATCCGTTCCAGGTGCTGGACCGTGAAGGCGTCGGCACGGTGGTGGAAATGGGCGTGCAGCGCGGCCGCGCAACCAAGCCGGACCTGAAGGTGGGCATCTGCGGCGAGCACGGCGGCGACCCGTCGTCGATCGAGTTCTGCTACCAGGCGGGCATGAACTACGTCTCCTGCTCCCCCTACCGCGTCCCTATCGCCCGCCTCGCCGCCGCCCACGCCGTGCTCGGCATCTCCCCGTAA
- a CDS encoding Uma2 family endonuclease — protein sequence MAEYRAAAVPRPVRRETPRLEFPGCRPVRISRADLESCERRIEYWDAATETAMVCDPVSVYHEHAGQRLRELLTLIAQVRGSPIATFGAADLLLRDADGAWRRILEADQTVYLHPRTTRPPGARIEVGTDALPDVVLEVDNTTDVRRGKLSLYESWGFPEVWVEVPDKSSPSRPAGLHSGLTIYLLEHGSFRTAPVSRAFPGWTAAEIHPALNELELSDATMAVLRRLGRTLGAALGTGPDVDPLLRTERRESRAEGLLAGRTAGHAEGRAEARAATQREAVLQVLKLRGLPVSAALSRHLAQLQGVSTAALVEAALHCRDEDDFLRRTRRKQR from the coding sequence ATGGCTGAGTACCGCGCCGCCGCCGTGCCGCGCCCGGTCAGGCGCGAGACGCCGCGGTTGGAGTTTCCCGGCTGCCGGCCGGTGCGCATTTCGCGCGCCGACCTCGAGAGCTGTGAGCGCCGTATCGAGTACTGGGACGCCGCCACCGAGACCGCCATGGTGTGCGACCCGGTCAGCGTCTACCACGAGCACGCTGGGCAACGCCTACGCGAGTTGCTGACGCTGATTGCGCAGGTGCGAGGTTCGCCCATTGCCACCTTCGGCGCCGCCGACCTTCTGCTGCGCGATGCCGACGGCGCTTGGCGGCGCATCCTGGAGGCCGACCAGACCGTCTACCTGCACCCGCGCACCACGCGGCCCCCGGGCGCCAGGATCGAAGTGGGCACCGACGCGCTGCCGGACGTGGTGCTGGAGGTCGACAACACCACCGACGTGCGCCGCGGCAAGCTGTCGCTGTACGAGTCGTGGGGCTTCCCGGAGGTGTGGGTCGAGGTGCCCGATAAGTCCTCCCCGAGCCGCCCGGCGGGCTTGCACTCCGGCTTGACGATCTACCTGCTGGAGCACGGGAGCTTTCGCACCGCGCCGGTCAGCCGCGCCTTTCCGGGCTGGACGGCGGCTGAGATCCACCCAGCGCTGAACGAGCTCGAGCTGTCGGATGCCACCATGGCCGTGTTGCGCAGGCTCGGACGAACGCTGGGTGCGGCGCTGGGAACCGGGCCGGACGTCGACCCGCTGCTGCGCACCGAGCGCCGGGAAAGTCGCGCCGAGGGCCTTCTCGCAGGCCGGACGGCGGGACACGCGGAAGGCCGGGCCGAGGCGCGCGCGGCGACACAGCGGGAGGCCGTCCTCCAGGTGTTGAAGTTGCGCGGCCTGCCGGTCTCGGCGGCGCTTTCCCGCCACCTGGCGCAGTTGCAGGGCGTCTCCACCGCGGCTTTGGTAGAGGCCGCGCTGCACTGCCGCGACGAAGACGACTTCCTGCGGCGGACTCGCAGGAAACAACGCTGA
- a CDS encoding tetratricopeptide repeat protein, giving the protein MAFSPARKLEHIINVLDQLDESERELWLTPIDPSYSDYHDIISGPWAQQRRSDQERFEAADVAMRYKRMAVTTRSWRTRSVSLQCSVAQAVMRDEYQNDTAGALRILHEALARVGDDPILLRALANVYFRNGDYGSALTIYRGMAMQMASNLVERAFMLRKAAICASKCGELLQAQEWFLEAAAAARSVIAGGHDMAPIEIGLRADSAVAGFEAGNRGDALRSLADAVQALSDIDPDESLRSAYCHRVVRHSVLWVLSRAGEGGGTMYGTAISLDAGSCSNPEPPSTIRELPLGHIDIVWYMLARIEVTLGIDVGISETFEDRLGRGPIPVMEIDRRTKHIRQAVVNHDVTRFVEHYKEYLEAQSHLSDLYTQGGDRFDPSNPPRGLIPVLDREALSQPVSAQAARDAVIAFGIYATIAGGTEKITELGRALDGMFPTGYPGKSILDHWADGQNSVGVFDRFTLAVIKAVVRVEHAVPSLYWTSGVCFVACTKESRFKDLLTGRLAAWQRLEWQRIVESESFRLLRPQQTVPPIEKVLELPTDDLSFVAKLLLAAAESVDTSRIPGYREILKPLVVEE; this is encoded by the coding sequence ATGGCTTTCTCTCCTGCACGGAAGCTAGAGCATATCATCAACGTACTCGACCAGCTTGACGAAAGCGAGCGAGAGCTTTGGCTTACACCGATAGATCCATCATATTCGGACTACCACGACATCATCAGCGGGCCTTGGGCTCAGCAAAGGCGGAGTGATCAAGAGCGGTTCGAAGCTGCTGACGTGGCGATGCGCTACAAGCGAATGGCCGTGACGACTCGAAGTTGGCGAACACGCTCAGTTTCTCTTCAGTGTTCAGTGGCTCAGGCGGTGATGCGGGATGAGTACCAGAATGACACGGCAGGTGCGCTCAGGATCCTTCACGAGGCACTAGCGAGGGTCGGAGATGATCCTATTCTCTTGCGCGCCCTGGCAAACGTGTATTTCCGTAATGGCGATTACGGATCGGCCCTCACCATTTACCGAGGCATGGCTATGCAAATGGCGTCCAATCTGGTGGAGCGCGCGTTCATGCTACGCAAGGCGGCCATCTGCGCGTCGAAGTGTGGTGAGTTGCTACAAGCGCAGGAGTGGTTTCTGGAGGCTGCCGCGGCCGCGAGATCCGTTATCGCTGGAGGCCACGACATGGCGCCGATCGAAATAGGTTTGCGTGCGGACTCAGCAGTGGCGGGGTTTGAGGCAGGGAATAGAGGCGATGCACTGAGGTCGCTTGCAGATGCTGTACAGGCGTTGTCGGATATTGATCCAGACGAAAGCCTACGTTCTGCGTATTGCCATCGAGTGGTCCGTCATTCGGTGTTGTGGGTGCTTTCGCGTGCAGGGGAGGGCGGTGGCACGATGTACGGCACAGCAATCAGCCTGGACGCTGGTTCCTGCAGTAATCCAGAGCCCCCTTCCACGATTCGCGAACTGCCCCTCGGGCACATCGATATCGTCTGGTACATGCTAGCGAGGATAGAAGTCACTCTCGGGATCGACGTAGGAATCAGTGAGACGTTTGAAGATCGTCTGGGGCGGGGACCGATCCCAGTGATGGAGATCGACCGTCGGACGAAGCACATTAGACAGGCCGTAGTAAACCATGATGTCACTAGATTCGTTGAACATTACAAGGAGTACCTTGAAGCCCAATCACATTTGTCAGACCTTTACACTCAGGGGGGCGATCGATTCGATCCAAGCAACCCGCCGAGAGGCCTGATCCCGGTTTTGGATAGGGAAGCGCTCTCTCAGCCAGTGAGTGCGCAAGCCGCGAGAGATGCTGTCATCGCATTCGGGATCTACGCCACGATTGCGGGGGGCACGGAGAAGATAACAGAGCTAGGGCGTGCGTTGGATGGGATGTTTCCCACAGGATACCCGGGAAAGTCCATTCTTGATCACTGGGCAGATGGTCAAAATAGTGTTGGGGTATTCGATAGATTCACACTTGCCGTTATCAAGGCAGTCGTTCGAGTTGAGCACGCAGTTCCGAGTCTATATTGGACTTCTGGAGTTTGTTTCGTCGCGTGCACGAAGGAGTCGAGATTCAAAGACTTGCTTACAGGACGTCTTGCCGCTTGGCAGAGGCTTGAATGGCAGAGAATAGTGGAGTCAGAGTCTTTTCGCCTTCTTCGTCCGCAACAGACGGTTCCTCCTATTGAGAAGGTGCTTGAGCTTCCGACTGATGATCTTAGTTTCGTTGCGAAGCTCCTCCTTGCAGCGGCCGAGTCGGTGGATACTAGTCGTATACCGGGCTATCGTGAGATCCTCAAGCCATTGGTTGTCGAAGAGTAG
- a CDS encoding histidine phosphatase family protein, with translation MELYLIRHGQSANNLREQALAAHGGALPAVTAPRMADPPLTDLGKQQARLAGESLRDEGITTLYCGPMLRTLQTARIIGELLDLSPHVFVGLHEWGGVWEPRSDENSVQLPGLTRNEMSATFPGYVLPADVTDRGWWFHDWAGDRAMLELAHRNALSFIAHLEEDHGDADHRIAAILHSGSGSSLVSALFGIPLHTKWQERFVHDNAGISRISITPDHRQLRYLNRIDHLSNTDARSKPPR, from the coding sequence ATGGAGTTGTATCTCATCAGGCACGGCCAGTCGGCCAATAACCTGAGAGAGCAGGCGCTGGCCGCGCACGGGGGCGCTCTGCCCGCTGTGACCGCGCCGCGCATGGCGGACCCGCCGCTGACCGACCTCGGCAAGCAGCAAGCACGGCTGGCCGGCGAATCGCTCCGGGACGAGGGCATCACCACTCTCTACTGCGGGCCGATGCTGAGAACCCTGCAGACGGCACGGATCATCGGCGAGTTGCTTGATCTCTCTCCGCATGTGTTCGTCGGCCTTCACGAGTGGGGCGGCGTGTGGGAGCCGCGCTCAGACGAGAACAGCGTGCAACTCCCCGGACTTACCCGGAACGAAATGAGCGCGACGTTCCCCGGCTACGTGTTGCCTGCCGACGTCACCGACCGGGGCTGGTGGTTCCACGACTGGGCGGGCGACCGGGCGATGCTGGAACTCGCCCATCGCAACGCGCTGTCGTTCATCGCCCACCTGGAAGAGGACCACGGAGACGCGGATCACCGGATAGCGGCGATCCTGCACAGCGGCTCCGGGTCAAGTCTGGTAAGCGCGCTGTTCGGGATCCCCCTCCATACGAAGTGGCAAGAACGCTTCGTCCATGACAACGCCGGAATCAGTCGGATCTCGATCACCCCGGACCACCGGCAACTGCGCTACCTGAACCGAATCGATCACCTGAGCAACACGGACGCCCGATCGAAGCCACCGAGGTAA
- a CDS encoding sigma-70 family RNA polymerase sigma factor produces the protein MPQRKSTSARKPVTRQRSTADSGDDSVLSLYLRDINRIPLLTREQEVDLATRARDGDEAAKEHLVRANLRFVVNVAKKYQNQGLPLIDLISEGNIGLMNAVERFDVTKGYHFISYAVWWIRQAILKAVCEKSRMIRLPLNRANELVQIEKARKQLQGDRSAEPNLASVAKEVDMAPAHVESLVSISRDLVSLDSPVGTDRDASSIGDFVADTEYQSPEDQAYDSALKDQINKVLATLTEKEADIIVRRFGLNGKQPLSLKEIGSRYSLTKERIRQIEKKALRRLRHPSRSQHLEAFANSA, from the coding sequence ATGCCTCAGAGGAAATCTACCAGCGCGCGTAAGCCCGTCACCCGGCAGCGCTCCACCGCGGACAGCGGCGACGACAGCGTACTGTCGTTGTACCTGCGCGACATCAACCGGATACCGTTGCTCACCCGCGAGCAGGAAGTCGACTTGGCCACCCGCGCTCGCGACGGCGATGAAGCCGCCAAGGAACACTTGGTGCGGGCCAACCTGCGCTTCGTGGTCAACGTCGCCAAGAAGTACCAGAACCAGGGCCTGCCGCTGATCGACCTGATCAGCGAGGGCAACATCGGCCTGATGAACGCCGTCGAGCGTTTCGACGTTACCAAGGGATACCACTTCATTTCCTACGCGGTGTGGTGGATCCGCCAGGCAATCCTCAAGGCGGTGTGCGAGAAGTCGCGCATGATCCGCCTGCCGCTGAACCGCGCCAACGAGCTGGTGCAGATCGAGAAGGCCCGCAAGCAGTTGCAGGGCGACCGTTCCGCAGAGCCCAACCTCGCGTCGGTGGCGAAAGAAGTGGACATGGCCCCCGCCCACGTCGAGTCGCTGGTCAGCATCTCGCGTGATCTGGTGTCGCTCGACAGCCCGGTGGGGACCGACCGCGACGCTTCCAGCATCGGCGACTTCGTGGCCGACACCGAGTACCAGTCGCCCGAAGACCAGGCGTACGACAGCGCGCTGAAGGATCAGATCAACAAGGTACTGGCCACCCTCACCGAGAAGGAAGCCGACATCATCGTGCGTCGCTTCGGCCTGAACGGCAAGCAGCCGCTGTCGCTGAAGGAGATCGGCTCGCGCTACTCGCTCACCAAGGAGCGCATCCGCCAGATCGAGAAGAAGGCTCTGCGCCGCCTGCGCCACCCCTCCCGCAGCCAACACCTCGAGGCCTTCGCCAACTCGGCATGA
- a CDS encoding SEC-C domain-containing protein produces MSRQQFRNGRRALRRHRNRKALQLLTAAVAECPASERSELAAALRALGFACARLGRRDAALRCWVDAQRTRKQARLARLIRRCSNDYGMPRQHHRILDDWRAFHSLQLSRYVAGGGRLPLGPAESDMLRDLLWGHFTELLRGGVLEGLTTEQRRDLFMNLTIPFPLLRLPSAPPGNTIAVDFMRGRRPSAADPCVCGSALPYAVCCGRVPASEEVAIGS; encoded by the coding sequence TTGTCGCGGCAACAGTTCCGCAACGGGCGCCGCGCTCTGCGGCGCCACCGCAATCGCAAGGCCCTGCAACTGCTCACCGCCGCCGTGGCCGAGTGTCCCGCCAGCGAGCGCTCGGAGCTGGCCGCCGCGCTCCGGGCGCTGGGGTTCGCCTGTGCGCGCCTGGGCCGCCGCGATGCCGCGCTGCGCTGCTGGGTGGATGCGCAGCGCACGCGCAAGCAGGCGCGGCTGGCGCGCCTCATTCGCCGCTGCAGCAACGACTACGGCATGCCGCGGCAGCACCACCGGATTCTGGACGACTGGCGGGCATTCCACTCGTTGCAACTGTCCCGCTACGTCGCCGGAGGCGGACGGCTGCCGCTGGGCCCGGCCGAATCGGACATGCTGCGCGACCTGCTGTGGGGACACTTTACCGAGTTGCTGCGCGGCGGCGTGCTGGAAGGCCTGACCACCGAGCAGCGGCGCGACCTGTTCATGAACCTGACGATACCGTTTCCGCTGCTGCGCCTGCCAAGTGCGCCGCCCGGCAATACCATCGCGGTGGACTTCATGCGCGGGCGCCGGCCGTCGGCGGCCGATCCCTGCGTGTGCGGCAGCGCGCTGCCGTACGCGGTGTGTTGTGGAAGGGTCCCGGCCAGTGAAGAGGTCGCGATCGGTTCCTGA
- a CDS encoding co-chaperone GroES, with product MTIKPLGDRVLVKVEEADQKTAGGIYIPDTAQEKTQNGVVLAIGDDEEITVKVDDKIIYDKYAGTTVKVGDEEQLILKAADILAVFS from the coding sequence ATGACCATCAAGCCTCTCGGTGATCGCGTACTGGTCAAGGTCGAAGAAGCGGACCAGAAGACGGCCGGCGGTATCTACATTCCGGATACGGCGCAGGAAAAGACCCAGAACGGGGTCGTTCTGGCGATCGGCGACGACGAGGAGATCACCGTCAAGGTCGACGACAAGATCATCTATGACAAGTACGCGGGCACCACGGTCAAGGTGGGCGACGAGGAGCAGTTGATCCTCAAGGCCGCGGACATCCTGGCGGTGTTCAGCTAA